AAGTCAAACTCCCGGAGATTCGAACGCCGCTGCCCGGCCCAAAGGCCAAAGAGATCGTGGCTCGCGATGAGCGAGTCATTTCGACTCATCGAGGAGCAGTGCCTTGACAACGCCCGGCGGATGGGCGACCTCTTGATGAGCCGCCTGCGCGACTGGCCCGAACGCCACCCCATCGTGGGGGAGGTCCGCGGCAAGGGACTCATGATCGGGATCGAAATCGTCCGCGACCGGAAAACGCGCCAGATGGCGCCCGAGCTGCGCGATCAGATCGTCCGGAGAGCTTTGGAGCGCGGCCTGCTCGTCTTGGGTTGCGGGGCAAGCACCTTCCGCATGATGCGCCGCTCGTGATTGACCGCGAGCAGGCTGAGTTTGCGGTAAAATTGCTCGACGGAATCGTCACCGAGATTGCCGGCTCGGCCTAAGCAATGTTGTTTTTTGCCAGGGCGATGTTTGGTGTATTGGACTGGATGGCGCGCCGGGGCGGCCTGAGGGAGCCCGAAGGGGCGTCCCCGGGGTCGCACGCAACCCCTCAACCGGCTGCCGGCCGGCAAGCTCACGCGGCAGCGCGACGCATCGGCATTCGCGGCGAGACCTACGCCTACTGGTTCCTGCGCAAGCAGGGCTACACGCTTGTCCGGCGAAATTTTCGCCTGCCGGGCATCCCGGGCGAAATTGATTTGATCGGCTGGGATGGGCCGGTGCTGGCTTTTATCGAGGTCAAGACCCGCACGGGCAGCCTGGCGAGCGCCCCGGAGGAGGCGGTTACGCCGGAG
This window of the Candidatus Acidiferrales bacterium genome carries:
- a CDS encoding aminotransferase class III-fold pyridoxal phosphate-dependent enzyme, coding for MSESFRLIEEQCLDNARRMGDLLMSRLRDWPERHPIVGEVRGKGLMIGIEIVRDRKTRQMAPELRDQIVRRALERGLLVLGCGASTFRMMRRS
- a CDS encoding YraN family protein, whose amino-acid sequence is MFGVLDWMARRGGLREPEGASPGSHATPQPAAGRQAHAAARRIGIRGETYAYWFLRKQGYTLVRRNFRLPGIPGEIDLIGWDGPVLAFIEVKTRTGSLASAPEEAVTPEKRRFLLRTAKQFLGRQKRSAVASRFDVVAIEEPFPGKIEVRLHKNAFGDLTH